One genomic segment of uncultured Desulfobacter sp. includes these proteins:
- a CDS encoding circularly permuted type 2 ATP-grasp protein, protein MKFSDYIPQTFYDELFHEDGRARAGAELLINKIESLPENDLQRKQTSAETALLQMGNTFNVYGSEEGAEKILPFDIIPRIIEKSEWLTIEKGLQQRIHALNLFIDDIYHDKKIIKDKVVPKELIMSCSAFRKQLEGFTPPKNIWCHITGTDLIRDVDGKFYVLEDNLRCPSGVSYVLENRQVLKRTFPQVFADSRVRTVDDYPNKLLATLENLIPDSVKNPRIGVLTPGRYNSAYFEHSFLAQQMGVELVEGQDLMVCDGMLYMRTTKGLEQIDVVYRRLDDDFMDPKVFRPDSMLGVPGIMDVYARGNVAMANAPGTGVADDKAVYAYVPKIISYYLGEDPILPNVPTYVCWNDKDRAYVLDNLEKLVVKAANESGGYGMMIGPHADKKEQKEFAEKIKANPRTYIAQPTISLSQVPTIVGDHFEGRHVDLRPYILYGEDIFVLPGGLTRVALTKGSLVVNSSQGGGTKDTWVVDNDAPDNIVSEPNPHA, encoded by the coding sequence ATGAAATTTTCCGATTATATCCCCCAGACATTTTACGATGAATTGTTTCATGAAGACGGTCGGGCACGGGCGGGAGCCGAACTCCTGATCAACAAGATCGAATCCCTCCCTGAAAATGATCTTCAGCGGAAACAAACGTCTGCTGAAACAGCTCTTCTCCAGATGGGAAACACCTTTAATGTATATGGCAGTGAAGAGGGTGCCGAAAAAATACTGCCCTTTGATATTATCCCCAGGATTATTGAAAAATCAGAATGGCTGACCATTGAAAAAGGTCTTCAACAAAGAATCCATGCCCTTAACCTTTTTATTGATGATATATATCACGACAAAAAAATTATAAAGGACAAGGTGGTACCAAAAGAGCTGATCATGTCCTGTTCCGCTTTTAGAAAACAGCTGGAAGGGTTTACCCCGCCCAAAAATATCTGGTGCCACATCACGGGAACCGACCTGATTCGGGATGTGGACGGCAAATTTTATGTTCTCGAAGACAATTTAAGATGCCCTTCGGGGGTTTCCTATGTGCTTGAAAACCGTCAGGTTCTGAAACGGACCTTTCCCCAGGTTTTTGCAGATTCCAGGGTCAGGACTGTGGACGATTATCCCAACAAACTTCTTGCCACCCTTGAAAACTTAATTCCCGACTCAGTTAAAAATCCAAGAATCGGTGTGCTGACCCCGGGAAGATACAACTCCGCTTATTTTGAGCACTCATTTCTTGCACAGCAAATGGGGGTGGAACTGGTGGAGGGCCAGGATCTTATGGTTTGCGACGGAATGCTTTATATGCGGACCACGAAAGGACTGGAACAGATTGATGTAGTTTACCGCAGGCTGGACGACGACTTTATGGACCCCAAAGTGTTCAGGCCGGACTCCATGCTCGGGGTGCCGGGTATTATGGATGTTTACGCCAGGGGGAATGTGGCCATGGCCAATGCACCGGGCACCGGCGTTGCCGATGACAAGGCGGTTTATGCTTATGTGCCTAAAATTATTTCATATTATCTGGGAGAAGATCCCATCCTGCCCAATGTACCCACTTATGTCTGCTGGAACGATAAGGACAGGGCCTATGTACTGGACAATCTGGAAAAGCTGGTGGTCAAGGCCGCCAATGAGTCCGGGGGATACGGTATGATGATCGGCCCCCATGCCGATAAGAAAGAACAAAAGGAATTTGCAGAAAAAATCAAGGCGAACCCCAGAACCTATATTGCCCAGCCCACCATTTCCCTTTCCCAGGTGCCGACCATTGTGGGGGATCACTTTGAAGGCCGCCATGTCGATCTTCGACCCTATATCCTCTATGGGGAGGATATATTTGTTCTCCCCGGCGGGCTGACCCGGGTCGCACTGACCAAGGGGTCCCTTGTGGTGAACTCCTCCCAGGGCGGTGGTACCAAAGACACCTGGGTTGTTGACAATGATGCGCCGGACAATATCGTTTCCGAGCCTAACCCCCATGCATAG
- a CDS encoding alpha-E domain-containing protein, protein MLSRVANSIYWMTRYIERAENIARFINVNLNLSLDFSAGNDNQWQPIIMASGDHALFEKKHGFDYSQDKVIHFLAQDQDYTNSILSCVAAARENARSVREIISSEMWEQVNRFYLDLKDAARTNLAGENPHKFFKIIMMRGHMFTGLLHTTMSHSEAFRFAMAGLLLERADKTSRILDVKFFMLLPQPHEVNSPYDAVQWAAVLKSASALESYRKRFHRIVPKQVCDFLIFDAEFPRSIRHCLANAEKALHKISGSPDGTVSNKAEKSLGRLRADIDYSDIEDVINIGMHEYLDALQIKINNVGNDIHDTFFEVSSPSQTCSIQIQ, encoded by the coding sequence ATGCTCAGCCGCGTTGCAAATTCAATCTATTGGATGACCCGCTATATAGAAAGGGCCGAGAACATCGCCCGGTTTATCAACGTCAATCTTAACCTGTCCCTGGATTTTTCCGCCGGCAACGACAACCAGTGGCAGCCCATTATCATGGCCTCAGGGGATCATGCCCTGTTTGAAAAAAAACACGGGTTTGATTACTCTCAGGACAAAGTCATCCATTTTTTAGCCCAGGACCAGGATTATACCAACTCCATTCTTTCCTGCGTAGCAGCGGCCCGGGAGAACGCAAGGTCGGTTCGGGAAATCATCTCTTCTGAAATGTGGGAACAGGTGAACCGGTTTTACCTGGATCTCAAAGATGCGGCCCGGACCAACCTGGCCGGGGAAAATCCCCATAAATTTTTCAAAATCATCATGATGCGGGGCCATATGTTCACCGGCCTGCTTCATACCACCATGTCTCACAGCGAGGCCTTCCGATTTGCAATGGCAGGGCTGCTGCTGGAGCGGGCGGACAAGACGTCCAGAATTCTGGATGTTAAATTCTTCATGCTTCTTCCCCAGCCCCACGAAGTCAACTCTCCCTACGATGCCGTTCAATGGGCAGCAGTGCTAAAGTCTGCGTCCGCACTTGAAAGCTATCGGAAACGGTTTCACAGGATTGTTCCCAAACAGGTCTGTGACTTTCTCATCTTTGATGCAGAGTTTCCAAGGTCCATCCGTCATTGCCTGGCCAATGCGGAAAAAGCCCTGCACAAAATTTCAGGGTCCCCCGATGGCACTGTATCAAATAAAGCGGAAAAAAGCCTGGGTCGGCTGCGTGCGGACATTGACTACTCAGATATAGAAGATGTCATCAATATCGGCATGCACGAATACCTCGACGCCCTGCAAATTAAAATCAATAATGTAGGAAATGACATCCATGACACCTTTTTTGAGGTGTCATCCCCATCCCAGACATGCAGCATCCAGATACAATAG
- a CDS encoding transglutaminase family protein — protein MAIQVALYHKTDYIYDRKIKLGPQVIRLRPAPHCRTPILGYNQTVDSADHFINWQQDPFSNYLSRLNFQEPTDHFSITVDLIAEMVIINPFDFFLEEHAQKFPFKYSPEVKKDLLPFLKKDRPEKRFKAYLNAIDMKKCSTIDFLVKINQELEQTVRYNIRMEPNVQTCEETLTKGSGSCRDSAWLLVNILRHLGLAARFVSGYLIQLAPDIKPLEGPAGPEADFTDLHAWTEVYLPGAGWVGLDPTSGLLAGEGHIPLACTPYPKSAAPVTGLLEECEVTFSHTMKVTRIHEDPRSTKPYPQEVWNEIKTLGERVDEQIQGENIKLTMGGEPTFVSTSDMEGDEWNTAAVGPTKKPLSMALLKRLQKKWAPGSMLHLGQGKWYPGESLPRWALGCYWRKDGTPLWKNRELLAEEDKDYGFGPEQALKLMTVLTQILGVNPEYIIPAYEDIFHWLYQEQRLPINVTPQDSRLKDPEERARMARVFEQGVGTVTGYVLPLQKGSWKSGPWKLRSENLFLVPGDSPMGLRLPLDTLPWIAEKEYPQVIEEDPMGIHGPFPDPLTNAADKEEIRQTLKERDSQSFVHGKPEIQDREDVVSQPPPFQEAPPDSQDPDAPVIRTALCIQPRDGRLYIFMPPMAKAADYFELIDAVEQAASQTDFPVIIEGYTPPFDHRINCLNITPDPGVIEVNIHPAESWEQMVKITEDLYEEARQSGLGTEKFMLDGRHSGTGGGNHIVMGGPSPGESPWLKRPDLLRSFLTFWNNHPSLSFLFSGLFMGPTSQSPRIDEARHDTLDELDIAFDELKAQMAHYDAIGFEPDVELPCPPWLVDRLFRHLLTDLTGNTHRAEFCIDKLYSPDTASGRLGLLEFRSFEMPPHAQMSLAQQLLLRIFMIRFWKKPYEEKLIRWGTALHDRFMLPYYVWQDFCDVLDVLTQDGYPMKPAYFHPQFEFRFPFVGQVTRDGINIELRTAIEPWHVLGEEPGGGGTARYVDSSLEKIQVKVSQMTDSRYKILCNGRPLPLQPTGVNGEFVAGVRYRAWQPPSCLHPTIGVHAPLIFDLLDTWSMRSKGGCTYHVSHPGGRGYDIFPVNSHEAEGRRISRFSSIGHTPGKLDQIPKERINGRFPHTLDLRTKPKFF, from the coding sequence ATGGCAATCCAAGTGGCATTGTACCATAAGACCGACTACATATATGACCGTAAAATTAAACTGGGCCCCCAGGTAATCCGCTTAAGACCCGCTCCCCACTGCCGGACACCCATTTTGGGTTATAATCAGACTGTCGACTCTGCAGATCATTTCATAAACTGGCAGCAGGACCCGTTCAGCAATTACCTTTCCCGGCTCAATTTCCAGGAGCCAACCGATCATTTTTCCATTACTGTGGATCTTATCGCCGAGATGGTCATTATCAATCCCTTTGATTTTTTTCTGGAAGAACATGCCCAGAAGTTCCCCTTTAAATATTCTCCGGAAGTCAAAAAGGACCTTCTCCCTTTTTTAAAAAAAGACCGGCCCGAAAAAAGATTTAAAGCGTATCTCAACGCCATTGACATGAAAAAGTGCAGCACCATTGATTTCCTGGTTAAAATTAACCAGGAACTGGAGCAGACCGTCCGCTACAACATCCGCATGGAACCCAATGTCCAGACTTGTGAGGAAACCTTAACCAAGGGCAGCGGTTCCTGCAGGGACTCTGCCTGGCTGCTGGTAAATATTTTGCGTCACCTGGGCCTGGCTGCCAGGTTTGTATCAGGATATCTGATCCAGCTGGCCCCGGACATCAAGCCCCTTGAGGGCCCTGCCGGGCCGGAAGCGGACTTCACGGATCTGCACGCCTGGACCGAGGTTTACCTGCCCGGGGCCGGATGGGTCGGCCTGGATCCCACCTCAGGTCTTTTGGCAGGCGAAGGCCATATTCCCCTGGCCTGCACCCCGTACCCCAAGAGCGCAGCCCCTGTTACGGGGTTGCTGGAAGAATGTGAAGTCACTTTTTCCCACACCATGAAGGTAACACGCATTCATGAAGACCCCAGATCTACCAAACCTTATCCCCAAGAGGTCTGGAACGAGATAAAAACACTGGGAGAACGTGTGGATGAACAGATACAGGGAGAAAATATCAAACTGACCATGGGCGGAGAGCCCACATTTGTATCAACCAGCGATATGGAAGGGGATGAGTGGAATACTGCTGCTGTGGGCCCCACCAAAAAGCCATTGTCCATGGCGCTTTTAAAACGGCTGCAAAAAAAATGGGCACCGGGCAGTATGCTCCACCTGGGCCAGGGCAAGTGGTATCCTGGAGAGTCACTTCCCAGATGGGCCCTGGGATGCTATTGGCGCAAAGACGGAACCCCTTTATGGAAAAACAGGGAACTTCTGGCAGAAGAAGACAAAGATTATGGATTCGGCCCGGAGCAGGCGTTAAAGTTGATGACCGTCCTCACCCAAATCCTCGGTGTTAATCCTGAATATATTATCCCGGCCTATGAAGATATCTTCCATTGGCTGTACCAGGAGCAGCGGCTTCCCATAAATGTCACTCCCCAGGATTCCCGGCTAAAAGATCCGGAAGAAAGAGCCCGCATGGCAAGGGTGTTTGAACAGGGTGTCGGTACGGTAACCGGTTATGTGCTGCCCCTGCAGAAAGGCTCCTGGAAAAGTGGGCCCTGGAAGCTGCGCAGCGAAAATCTATTCCTGGTACCCGGCGATTCTCCCATGGGGCTTCGTCTGCCCCTGGACACCCTGCCTTGGATTGCGGAAAAAGAGTATCCCCAGGTCATTGAAGAGGACCCCATGGGCATCCACGGTCCGTTTCCGGATCCGTTAACCAATGCAGCAGACAAGGAAGAGATCCGACAGACCCTCAAAGAACGGGACAGCCAGTCCTTTGTTCACGGGAAACCGGAAATCCAGGACAGAGAGGATGTGGTATCACAGCCACCGCCCTTTCAAGAGGCACCGCCTGATTCCCAGGACCCTGACGCCCCTGTGATCCGTACAGCGCTCTGCATTCAGCCCAGAGACGGCAGACTTTATATATTCATGCCTCCCATGGCCAAGGCAGCCGACTACTTTGAACTCATTGACGCGGTGGAGCAGGCCGCATCCCAAACCGATTTTCCCGTAATCATCGAAGGATACACCCCACCCTTTGACCACCGGATTAACTGCCTGAATATCACCCCGGATCCCGGGGTTATTGAGGTGAACATTCACCCGGCAGAATCCTGGGAGCAGATGGTAAAAATTACCGAGGACCTTTATGAGGAGGCCAGACAGTCCGGGCTTGGAACGGAAAAATTCATGCTGGACGGCAGGCACAGTGGTACCGGCGGCGGCAACCATATTGTCATGGGCGGCCCCAGTCCCGGGGAGAGCCCATGGCTGAAACGTCCGGACCTGCTCAGAAGCTTTTTAACCTTCTGGAATAACCACCCGTCCCTCTCATTTCTGTTTTCAGGCCTGTTCATGGGTCCCACCAGTCAGTCCCCCAGGATTGACGAGGCCCGGCACGACACATTGGACGAACTGGACATTGCCTTTGATGAACTCAAGGCCCAGATGGCTCACTACGACGCCATCGGATTTGAACCGGATGTTGAATTACCCTGTCCGCCCTGGCTGGTGGACCGGCTGTTCAGGCATTTGCTCACGGATCTGACCGGCAATACCCACAGGGCCGAATTCTGTATTGATAAACTCTACTCTCCGGATACTGCCTCGGGGCGGCTGGGCCTTTTGGAGTTCCGGTCCTTTGAAATGCCGCCCCATGCACAGATGAGCCTTGCCCAGCAGTTACTGCTCAGGATTTTTATGATCCGGTTCTGGAAAAAACCCTACGAGGAAAAGCTGATCCGCTGGGGCACAGCCCTCCATGACCGGTTCATGCTGCCCTATTATGTATGGCAGGATTTTTGTGACGTACTGGATGTACTTACCCAGGACGGATACCCCATGAAGCCTGCCTATTTTCATCCCCAGTTTGAGTTCCGCTTCCCCTTTGTGGGTCAAGTCACCCGTGATGGGATAAACATCGAGCTGAGAACCGCCATTGAACCCTGGCATGTCTTGGGAGAAGAGCCCGGTGGCGGCGGCACTGCCCGCTATGTGGATTCTTCCCTGGAGAAAATCCAGGTTAAGGTCAGCCAAATGACCGATTCAAGGTATAAAATTCTGTGCAATGGCCGTCCACTGCCCCTGCAACCCACCGGAGTCAACGGCGAGTTTGTAGCCGGGGTCCGTTACCG